The Streptomyces sp. SS1-1 genome has a segment encoding these proteins:
- a CDS encoding helix-turn-helix domain-containing protein, which translates to MGDHKEQPLRVGAAVRRRRRALNLTLAVVAERSGLSVPFLSQVENDRARPSQSSLEKVADALRTTAVELLAAADPACSVDVVRADTADLAPEPRTRSLVRGHHQMHASEYTGDHDAGRELQHRNDQLLYVADGAVEIEAEGRAYRLGRGDTLYLTGGVRHRWRATVPETRIVVVAVAEHIEAVRDRPRR; encoded by the coding sequence ATGGGCGACCACAAAGAACAGCCCCTCCGGGTGGGCGCGGCGGTGCGCCGGCGCCGACGTGCCCTGAATCTGACGCTCGCCGTCGTGGCCGAGCGCAGCGGCCTGTCCGTGCCCTTCCTGAGCCAGGTCGAGAACGACCGGGCGCGGCCCAGCCAGAGCTCCCTGGAGAAGGTCGCCGACGCACTGCGCACGACCGCCGTGGAACTCCTCGCCGCCGCCGACCCGGCGTGCAGCGTCGACGTGGTCCGCGCCGACACCGCCGACCTGGCACCGGAGCCGCGGACCCGGTCCCTGGTGCGCGGCCACCACCAGATGCACGCCTCCGAGTACACCGGCGACCATGACGCGGGGCGGGAACTCCAGCACCGCAACGACCAGTTGCTGTACGTCGCCGACGGCGCCGTGGAGATCGAGGCCGAGGGCCGCGCCTACCGTCTGGGCCGCGGCGACACCCTGTACCTGACCGGCGGGGTGCGCCACCGGTGGCGGGCGACCGTGCCGGAGACCCGGATCGTCGTCGTCGCCGTGGCGGAGCACATCGAGGCGGTCCGGGACCGGCCGCGCCGCTGA
- a CDS encoding helical backbone metal receptor, protein MRVVSLVPSLTEAVAVSAPGVLVGATDWCTHPHDLDVARIGGTKSPALDRITALAPDLVVANEEENRPVDLDALRAAGVGVLLTEVRDVPASFRELTRVLEACGVRTRPRWLDEAEAAWASPPRLPRRVTAVVPVWRRPWMVLGRDTFAGDVLARLGVDHLYAGDPDRYPRVPLDDLRAAAPDVVVLADEPYRFTAGDGPEAFAPLPCALVSGRHLTWYGPSLAEAPRVLSGALRAALR, encoded by the coding sequence ATGCGCGTCGTCTCCCTGGTGCCGTCGCTGACGGAGGCCGTCGCCGTGTCGGCACCCGGCGTCCTCGTCGGCGCCACCGACTGGTGCACGCACCCCCATGATCTGGACGTCGCCCGGATCGGCGGCACCAAGAGCCCCGCGCTCGACCGGATCACCGCCCTCGCCCCCGACCTGGTGGTCGCCAACGAGGAGGAGAACCGCCCCGTCGACCTCGACGCGCTGCGCGCCGCGGGCGTCGGCGTCCTGCTCACCGAGGTGCGGGACGTCCCCGCGTCCTTCCGTGAGCTGACGCGGGTGCTGGAGGCGTGCGGGGTGCGGACCCGCCCGCGCTGGCTGGACGAGGCGGAGGCCGCCTGGGCGTCCCCGCCCCGGCTCCCGCGCCGGGTGACGGCCGTCGTGCCGGTGTGGCGGCGGCCCTGGATGGTGCTGGGCCGCGACACCTTCGCCGGGGACGTCCTGGCCCGCCTCGGCGTGGACCACCTGTACGCCGGTGACCCGGACCGCTACCCGCGCGTCCCGCTGGACGACCTGCGCGCGGCGGCCCCCGATGTCGTCGTCCTGGCGGACGAGCCGTACCGCTTCACGGCCGGCGACGGACCCGAGGCGTTCGCCCCGCTGCCCTGCGCGCTCGTCAGCGGACGGCACCTGACGTGGTACGGACCCTCACTGGCCGAGGCGCCACGGGTGCTGTCCGGGGCGCTGCGAGCAGCGCTCCGCTGA